The Rattus rattus isolate New Zealand chromosome 8, Rrattus_CSIRO_v1, whole genome shotgun sequence genome contains the following window.
TCGCTGAGTGGCTCAATGGCTTGGAATATGTACCACAAAGACTGAGAAATCTTAATGAAATTAACAAGCTGCTGGCACACCGGCCCTGGCTGATCACGAAAGAGCACATTCAGGTACGGGATTTCTGCACAGGTTCCGAGGTGTGCTTGAAGCTGGAGAGTTCATGAGGGTTTGCTTTGtataatacttttaatttttgtttttgaaattataattccaactgttctcccttccccctttctgtctGAACCCTCCCATctacctcctttctctccttgaaATTCATAGCATGAGGCCGGTTTGCAGTTTTAAAAGCAGATACTTATCACACAAAGCCAGCAACTTCTCTCCAGTGTGTACAGACGGACCCGGATGGAGCCTGCCTAGCTATTTTAAGGAAATACACAGGCACCAGCTAAGTCTGCTACGGGGAAGATACATTATAGCCTCTtcttacatacacatgtatacaagtatatacatgtatatatactcaaTTTTAAATACCTATATATAGAAACAAGAAATAAGAGATACtaattacatttataaaagatAATTAGAAATTTGGTAGGTTTCATTTAAGTTCAAATGAAAACTGAACCTTCACAAGGAGTCACTCATTGGCCTGAACTCGTGCTGTGAGGAAAGTTATTTTCTGTTATCAAGGAGTTGATAAATCAAGTCCACTGAATTGAGGGTGCTTGGCTTCTGGCCACTGTTGTCAGCAGTATGTGCCCTTTAGTTAAGAAAATCCATAAAATACTCTGATTCCTTTGCTAGTTTTAACATTTCACAATTTAAAGATTCATAAAGAAATGcttttgcaaataaaaaaaatattttccagctaGTGTGGGAATTACTGGCCAGACAGAAAATAGAGCTGTGACTGTGGAGTTGGACCTTGGAACCTTTGCCGGGTGTTTCTGTCAGAGGCCAGTGCTGTCCAGCACTGTGCAGCCCAGCCCCACCTCCAGCAGGGACTCTCGGCTCAGCGTCAGTCATAGTGACTTACACGTGCATATGTACTGTTAATAATGGAAATGCCCTTTAAAATCACCTCACTATACCACATTTTTGTGATTTACCCAGTTTTTAATCAAGCAgcctgtctatttttttttttttaatattagattTGATGCCTTTGGGCTCTGTGAAGCACAGTACTGTTCTAGGTCTGTGTCGTGATTCCATGGTGTGTTAGTTAGATCAGAGTATTGATGATTATTCTTATGTCGTATCATAAGTACTTTGTACAAGAATCAGTAGTGGGTTGAAAAGATGAAAACTTAGTCTTGAAATGCTTGGGTTTCAGGAGCAGAGCGATGTAACAGGATGTGGTTGGTCCAGGATGTGGATAAGCaggctgggatcacaagtgttgGTTCggagggcttttttgtttgtttggtttgggtttttgttttgtttttcgagatagagtgtctctctgtagtcctgactggccctgaactctttccgtagaccaggctggccttgaactcagagatcacctgcctctgcctcccaggtgctgagatgtaaaggcctgggccaccactgccctggTGCACCGAGCATGTGATTCGGGTGTTTGCAGAGGTCAGATGAACATACTGCGTGTAGCGTAGGTCCGTGTAGAATCCAGGGAGGCACGGTGggcagaggattttttttaaagagctaatGTTTAAGCTAGGTCTAAGAATAAGGAGAAGTTTTCAAAATGTGATGAACTGTTTCCTGTTACAGAGCAGTTTCATAGGGAAAAGCATGCAGTCCTATGTGTTGAAAGACTAACCATCAACTCCAGGATACCAAATTGTAGGGATTTATGGGTGGTGGTTGGTGGAACCTGAAAAGAATCAGATTATCTGGTATCATCTGTAAGGTTCCATTACAGAATCTGTATTTACCCTTAGAAAGCCATGTTCTCCTAAGTTATGCTGTCCCACAGAAGATGTGAAGTAAGCGTCAAAGCATTTGTATTCTCATCTTTTTATAAGTtggtgtatttgtgtattttattagcATTATCCTGTATCTGGGTATTGTAGCTAACTTTTATAAGTGTCTTTATAAACACATGCTGTAGACTTGGGCCCAGCTGTTACTATTGGAAGTACATATGGCATAAGATGGCTTGTGCCAAGCCTTATTCTGAGTATCTTCCACCACACGGTAGATTACAAATGGTGCTAACCAGCAGGACCGTCAGAGCGTGCGTTTGAAAACTGCATACACTGTGTACACTTGAGGATTGTGCCGTGTGGGACTAAGAAGGGAATAAGGGTGGTGACAAATGGGCTCGGTTTGCTCTTCTGGCATGAGTGTCACAGAGCAGATTATGACTTACACATGGTGGTGTCAGTTACCCAGGGGTAAGGTGTCCCACTCAGGATGAAGAGGAGGGTCAACATTAAATTGGGAAGTCTGGTACAGTGACACTCTGTCTTAATTCCAGTAGTTGGAAATGAAGTCATGAGGGTTagcagttcaaagccatcctcggCTGCAGTATGAGCCGGGCCAACTATGGAATGAGACCAATGAGAGGCAGAGTAGGGGGCAGGAAAAGAGGATGGAAATCACATAGTACACATTGGCAAAAGTCAAGTTGGAAGAACAAGTCATCCACCCAGGCCTTAGGACTGAGGGAAGAGATCCATGCACAGGATAGGACCAGGCAGCGTGTGAGAGGCGAGTGGTGATGATGAGGACCCATGTTAGAGTTAGGAGAAGCTACAGCATGAAGAAGCTACTCGCTGTAACAATAATGGGGGCTGGGAGGGACAATTCAACATCGATTCAGAAACGAAGTGGCCAGGGACACTGTTGACTGAGCCTGTGTTTGCAGTTAGTCTAACAGTGTAGCCTCATAAAATAGGAAAATGCCAAAGCAACAGATTTgagtagaagaaaagaatatgTCTGCAGCTGTGGCCGTATAGagatgagtattttttaaataaagaaaagaacagcatTACCTGTGTGAATGTGTTCATGGAATTTACCCTTGGAAGTGACCCTGTAAAAAAGCAACTTacgggagaaagggtttattgtaAATTACAGTTCTGAGTTGCAGTCCATGCATGACTGCTAGGAAGTCAAGGCAGGCGCTAGACAACTGCCACATCCACACAGcaagcacagagagagggaggagccagtacacacacacacacacacacacacacacacacacacacacacacacacacagccttctcagccagctttcttcATGTTCAGATAATTCAGGACCCTGCCCAGTTTTAAGATAGGTCTTCAAGGAGTCCAATCAAGAAAACCTCTCTCATAGTTGACATtagatccagtcaagttgacagccaagattgGGCTTTACAAAACGTTGTTTTTAATGGGCTTAATTCTGCCTCTGTCATTCAGCTATAGGCCAAATAAAATAGTCTATGGAAAAGTACACTGGCATGTCCCATGTTCTTATTCCAGGGTGCTGTCCTGTTTGGTCCTGTAGCAGGGGGAGGCAGCATCTCTACCAGATGCTATCTAGAGGGAAGTCAGTTACCCAGTTAAACTGGATTTTCACATGACCGTGGGACAGTGTCCAAAACACCTGAAGATGAATTGCTTTACTAGAAATTGTCTAAGTCCCTTCCAGCTTTAATGTTTCTCGATTCTCTTAACATCGTATTAAAATGTGTCTGGAAAGTGCTCTAGAAGCAGCAGAATCGTTGTATAATACAGTGTTTGTTAGAGCCAATGCCACAGCAGAACTGTGTTGTGAGGCTTTGGTAGCTTGCACGGTGCACTGTGATCAGAGTCTGTCTTTAATGGGTGCAGCACTGTCAACCAATCTTAGTTTGCTTTGCTGCAGGCGAGCATGTGAGACTGTGGCTTCCATGTTGACCTCGGCTCATGCTCTCGTTTCAGAAACTTGTCAAAACTGGAGAAAACAATTGGTCCTTGCCTGAGCTGGTGCACGCTGTGGTCCTCTTGGCTCACTATCACGCTCTGGCCAGCTTTGTTTATGGTAGTGGCATCAATCCCGAGAGAGACCCCGGAATCGCCAATGGGTTCAGACTGATCTCAGTGAGCAGCTTCTGTGTGTGCGACCTGGCCAACGACAACAGCATTGGGAACGCCTCCCTGGCAGGCGGCAGCTTTGGGGTTTGTTCTCTCAACTGTCTCTCCTGTAACCGTGCTGAGCTACCTAGAGCGGGCCCTCTGTGACCAGACGATACAATGCACTCGCAGGATTCCTTAGTGCTGTGAAGTTTCCTCACTGCCTAAAGTTCTGACTCTTTTGTAAATTCTCAGTGTCGTCGTACAATGCCTTTGCCATCCACCCCAAACTTTTAAGCTGTTATTATCCTGGGAGTCCTGAAACCCCCACTTGTAGTCTCCATGTGAACGTTAAAGACATTATAACCAGAAAGACTCTgagcttccttttttaaatacaGATACCATATTTACAGAGTTCACTTTTCCActgttggtaaaaaaaaaaatcatgctgaaCTTTATCATTAAagtaactttatttatttttttcctaaatgtCCTTATAAATATCCTCACTGCCCAGGTAACTTCGTGGCCTTAATTTCttagtatatatatatggctggatttctttgaatttcctaCATGTTTCTTGGCACCTTAAGAAAAGTGTTAttgttagaaataataaaaagagggCTGCAATGCCAGACCCCCGAGCAGCAGATCTCAAAATGGTGCACCCCTCTGCGGGATGCTGTGCGACTAAGGAAGACCTACCTTAGGAGGCAAAAGGAGAAGGTGTGAAACTGCTTCAGTTTTCAGTAAATTACAGTTTGCTGTATACCAAACACTAGAATTCtatattttaacacacacacatatatgtgtacacacacacacactttatatttataaCCAAAATAGTCTAATACACCTGAAAATATTCGAGTATGTCATCTGATTGCTGTGAGTTAATAAAAattcagtatattttttaaatagcttcAATAAAATGTGAATAACCTATGACCCAATTTGCCCGTTAAATGTGAATAAACAAATAGTTGTAAGTATGATACTGACAACAATAAATTTTAGGATCTTACCACAGTATAAAAAACAACttcatagggttggggatttagctcagtggtagagcgcttccctagtaagcacaaggccctgggttcggtccccagctccgaaaaaaagaaaaaagaaaaaacaacaacaacaacaaaaaaaaaaaccaacaacttcATAGCTTCCCATCCCAGCTCCTCTTCCCCCATGCCTAGCCCCTCAGTCACTCGCCTACCTTATCTCTGTCTTGTTCCCCTAGCCACATTTCGGATATTGCTGCCACCTACAAGTTATGTCATTGACCAGCGTCTCTACCGCAGCCTACATAACTGTCCTCTGTGCCTCTCCGTGGAGTTGCGGGGAGAGGGGCTCCCGGGAGCTGTTTGTGCTGAGAGCACCAACACTGTTTTCTGTCCTTCCAGATTGTGGACTCTCTAGGCGAGCTAGAAGCCTTAATGGAGAGGATGAAAAGGctccaggaagacagggaggatgAAGAGACCACTCAGGAGGAAATGAGCACGCgttttgagaaggaaaagaaagaaagtctcttCGTGGTCCCTGGAGAGGCTTTCCATTCGTTCCCTCACTCAGGTGTGTTTGTCCTTTCTCTTGGTTGGCTGTTCAGAGACACGAGGCTCCTGCCTTTAGCGTTTCCCACACAGACATCTAAAGATGTGTGCGCTGCTGTCTCTTTACCCCGTGCCCTCCTGCTTCACCGACAGAGGGGTCCAGTCTCAGAAGCCTGAAGTAGTGCAAACACTACAGTGCACCCGCAGACACTGGGTGGGGTGGCTTCTGAGCACGGGCAGTGCGTGGCCATTGCCGCAGCATGGGTGTGCGACTCTAGACGTACACGTTTGATAAGTGCCGTGCATACATAGCAGATACGTAAACCAGTAGCTTTGTTTCTGGGTTGCATCGGGGTATGTGCTGCGCATCTGCAGGGCCCACCGACTACCCACAGGGCTGTTGGTACAGCATGAAATGCCTGAGACTGCTGTGTGTCGGCCGTAGTGTCACAGGCAGTAGTAACTTCCTAGATCTAGGATTACTGAGAGCAACCATCGCCATACGTGCTGCAGTGTCGCTGCACAGCACGTGGCTGTCTCCAGTCCTGAGACTGCGTAGGCTtgtcctctgtctgtcctggataCATAGTTAAAGTGGTTCATTGCTGAGGTCTGCAAAATGGTCCGTGCTACTAAAGCAGCTTGATCCTGAACCCCACATTGTAAAAGACAAGAATGTACTCCTACAAGTTTCCTGCTACCCTCCACATACACTTCATGGCatgcatataccatacacacatgcacacacaatttctTATACTCTTAAGGAATTTTGTAATAGTAAGGCCATGTTCCAACTCTTTCTTCTAAAGGTACCAAGCAATATGTAGTCTAATTTAAGCAGCGTGTGAACCCCTCAAAGGTGTCATCTAAGTCACATTGAGACCACATCAGTCAGTCTTTCATTCTGAGAACTGTGTTGCTGCCTGCTGTGTGCTAATGTGTCAAGGAGCACAGAGCAGCAGCTCAGGAAGTGACAGGAAGTACAGCCTGCCTTTTGTCACTCTTGATCATTTGGAGTAaaacttttgatttattttattccatgtgtatgactgttttcccatgtgtatatatgtatatcacatgcatacctggtacccatggagaTCAATTGAGGGTAttaatcccctggaactgtaattataaatagttgtgagccccctgtaggtgctgggaaccaaacccaggtcttcaagagcagccagtgctcttaactgcaagCCATCTCTccgccccacccctacccacccagGCCTGTGGAGCAGACACCTTTGCACAGTGCCCGGCAGCACGGCAGCAGAGACCAGGAGGTGGCAGAAGCTTGAGAGCACTGTAGGACATTGTTCATGTCTCACAGGGAGCTTGAGTCAGCAGCCAAGTGAATTGTATGAACTGCAGTTAAATAAAGTCCAGACTTCAACAGAAACCTTTGGTTGAAAAATAGAGCGAGAACAAGTGGGAGTAAAGGCAGGTCACACAGGGCGAGCCTTGCTGGAGGTGGTGATCCCTTGGCAGGAGCCATATAGGTAGACAGACTGCTGTTTGTGAAGCAGATGATGCAGTCAGGGTGAGTACCCGTGAACGCTAAACATtaattttccagtttctttgagATCACTGAgcttgaaaaatgtaaatattttactcCTCTAGGGTGTTTTGAAATAATAGAAGTATATTTAGATTCCAAGGAGACTTCTCTTGCCCCACCCTCCCTTCAatacaggtttctctgtgtagccatggacatcctagaattcactctgtggagcaggctggcctcaaactcagagagctctctgcccttgcctctgctcccaagtgctgaaatgcAAGGCGTGTACTGCCCTGCCTGGCTCCAAGTAGGCTTCTTGAACCCACAGACTATTGCCTTTGAAAAGAATTTTTAGCCAACAAACCTTGGACTTTAAAAATGAGGTTCTGATGCAggattttttagatttattttatgtgtgctagTGTTCTGTCTGGGCGTTTATATGTGTAACACGTGTGCCTGCTATTGGAGGAAGTCAGAGGCACTGCAGCCCCGGGAACTGGAGCTGGGGGTGGTTGTGAGCGTCTTATGGGTGCTAGGACTGAACCCTGGCCCTCTGAAACagcaacgagtgctcttaactacttagTCACCTTTCCACCTCTATAGTCTGATTTCATAAATACAGATATATTGTATATCAGCCATTCTTTTGTATAAATATTCTTACCATTAACCATCCCCAGTCCCAAACTTGCTAACTATAGAAAGATAGTATTGAAAAATGATCCTGTACAGTGGCTAATTGGTTTTTTATATAGATTTaccaattttaaaatgaaagcagaaatcaattttttcctatttaaagaaaaatatcagtatGATAAAGCTCCCAGATTCCATAGGGAAAGACTCTTTTACAGAACCTTTTAATCCTGAACTGAATACACACTAGTTTTgtgtttattgtattttcttatattatcTTTCTGAGAAGGTCACTCCAATACTACATTACAGTGTTTCATGTTTCATATTACTAACTACTTAGCCActgaaaatcatatatatatacatattatgagACCcggcctcaaaacaaaaaaaaaaaaaaaaacagaataacaacaaaagcccagaaagttgtatatatgtgtctaaaatgtttccttttagtGCAAACTTAAGTATTTGCTTATTTGATGTTAAATATTATCATCACCATTAGTTCTAGGTTGTTGTTCACCTGAGTAGTAAGTTTAACCCTTCAAGATAACTCTAGAGAGAATAGCGCCAATCAGTTCCCTGTGAGTCTTACAAATGCTGAGAAATACAGCTAATGCCAAACTGCAGTATTGGGTTTCAGCCATGTGATTGGGTGGCTTATTAGACATCAGCCTTTGATTGGCTGGCCCCATTGCTTTGGGCCTATGGCAGCACAAATCCCAGAAGACACAGTAACTTTTGAGGGAACCCCAGCCATCTAAACATCCCCCAGGAGGCTCCACCTTCCACAGGTCCTTTGGTCCAGCCTTTCCCACACGGACATTGGAGGAACCCAAATGTAGTAAAATATAAGTAGTTGAAGTACCGTCATACATTCCTCTTCATGGACAGATGACTTAAAAACAGGTCTTATCTACTGCAGTTCTAAGTTAAAAGGTTTTTTCTCTGATCCACTTCTATATGTTAGTtactatttattttgaaattaaaagtttaaaattttaattatatatgagcAAAACTAAACTGGTACCAAAGGCAGAGGAAGCACTGTGACAGTCAAGTCTAGTGTCAGCATTTGTAAATGCATCCAGGGACACGGGTACAGGGGCTAGAAAAGCTTGACAGTTCCGTACCACAGACATTCTTAATTGGATTTTACTTCAACTCACAAAACTCTAGTTTTCCTAGTTGGCTCGTCTGACTGTGATTACATTTTTTAAGCATTCCGTCATTTTGGTTATGGTGTGATGGACTGGATAAAGAGAGCTTGACCTCTCTGAGTTAGGAGCTCATGCTTCAGAAGTGCTCATGGTAACTTGAATGGAGTCTGGACTGCGGCGAACGTGGATTACAGATGATCCCACAATTTCCCGTGGAAGAGAACCGCTTAAAAGCTTTGCATGGCACTGGGGACCGTGCTCCtgggtggagtgcttgcctggtgtgcacaaggccctgggaccAATGCCCTGCacttgagaaggaaaaaagaaaagcttagatCAAGGCTGACTGACAGTTACTtaagtgaatttttctttttcctataataaaataaagagaacatgGCTGTTGTGAATACAGCGTCACCTGGCGTGCAGGAGGTCCTCATCAGATGTCAGTTTCTTCTCTGCCTGAGGAATGCAGGCTGTAAGCCCGGGGCGTGTGCTCCGATTCTGTGGCTTAGGACTTTACTCTTCCTGGTTCTTCCCATGCATCCCCATTAGTCAATGGCTACAACTTGAAGATTAAAAGGGGGACTTCATCTCATtagaatattcatatatatatatatatattctttcagaAGAATTTAAATAATTGTCAAACTTCTAAAAGCTTTACCCAGATAAGGAttagagtttttttaaaaattatactataGTAATTTTGCTCACTTTATCCAGTAATTATTGCTGATCAAAGACtgaattaatttaatattaattaaattatttacaaagAACTTATTCCTTGCATAGgaactacttttttattttgagaatgatATGTTCATTTATAGAATAGAGACAAGCTTGTTTAATCAATGTTAATAGTTGAAATCAGTCGAGGGGAAGTAAAAACACATCACTAAAAAACAAAGAGTTAGAAGAAAATTGTCTTCGGCCTAAAATAGTGTGCACTGATCATTTGCAGCATCTCAGTAGAGGGTCGTAGCCATCGAGCATGGGGACCGGTGGCAGCAGCATTGCCTCCCTGGACTGAGTGCACAGAGAGGCTAGCCAGGCACCCAGAAGTCTCCTCCCTTCAGGACACCTGAACTAACTGGCTTGCCTCCAGCCATCATCTTCCTTGTTCCTCCTCTTGCCCCTAGTCCCCCTTCCCCTTGGAAAGATCAAACTAGCTTTAAATCTTATATTCCCAAGCCTGAGCTTCTATTTCAGTTAGTAAATCTGACACGTTGATGTCTTCTACTGTTGTTCAAATATTTCAGTGTGGTTGGGTTTTCACCTACATAACTATCATTAAACCTTAATACCTAATATCTGATAGGGAAGTTGTATGTAGAACTTCATGCATAGGTATTTTGTGGGTGTAAGCTGTGTTGTCAACACTGGGGTTCAGACTCCTTGTCTCGGCGCTGGACGCGTCCTGAGTTCCTTTATTGTCCATTAGATTTTGAAGATGACATGATTGTAACAGCTGATGTCTCTCGATACATCGAAGACCCAGGCTTTGGGTATGAAGACTTCGCCAGGCGAGGAGAAGAACATTTGCCAACATTCCGAGCCCAGGTACACAGCACTTTTAACTAGAGAGTCCTGCCCTTCCAAGGGAGAACTgttaaaacatataaataaagtgTAGCCAGTAGGCATTTTTCAAGTGTCTGCAAAATGTCTTATCTAACCTATTTTTCAACTTACTCTATTTGATGTCCCGATAGAAGATAATTATTTCGACATCCTCATCCTTAGGAAGTCACAGGAAACTGCCTTCTTAGTTTAGTTTGCCTGCATTATGCAGGACAGTTAGATGTGTTTGTGCTAGTTTTAGAGGGGCAGGGAAGAAATCAAGCAATGTGATGACATTTATACGAATGCCTTTTGAGATATGACTGCACCAGTGGTTCGTGCTAGTCGTGCAATAGACTCTGTGGGAAGGGGACTTACATTTAGACTCCTTCGTGCCTAAGGAAGTTTGGTGACATAGGAACAAACAGTCCAGAACTTCTGAATCCTTTCAGGGTCGTGTGCAGAACGCCTGTCGAGCGAGGGAAGGTGCATGCCCAGCCCTGAGCCTCTGGCACAGCACCCTGGctctgcacgctgcacacagtagagctgctgtcctagaactgggcAAGAGAAGCCTCTCCATCACCACCttcaactgttttattttattttattttattttaaaaactaaaaacatagagttaaacagagaatgcCCATTTTTGTAAGTGGACACTTTTTCTGCATCCAGGACTACACCTGGGAAAATCATGGGTTCTCGCTGGTGAACAGGCTTTACTCTGACATTGGGCATCTCCTGGATGAGAAGTTTCGAATGGTCTACAATCTCACCTACAACACAATGGCCACCCATGAGGATGTTGACACTACCACGCTGCGCAGAGCCCTGTTTAACTATGTTCACTGTATGTTTGGAATCAGGTATGTTCATTGTGTGGACAGCTTCATACATTTCTGAGTAGAAGttaaatcatttgttttatttatagccTATGTGGGACTGTACCTTCCTGGGGTAAATGCTACTTGGTTTAAAGATTAATTCTGTCTTAGAGatcatttcctttgctttaaaGTGTTACGAATCTGGGgcttagggagatggctcagttggtaaacaCTGTTTGTGTGAGCAgtgggacctgagttcaatccccagcacctgtaTAAGTACACACTAGTAATCCTAGCTTTGGGAGGTAGGGACAGGATCCCTAGGGCTCACTGACTAGCAAGCTGTACCTAATAGGCAAGAGATCCAACCTCAAAAACTGAGATAGACAGAACCGAAGGACAGCCCTGAGCTTTGACCTCAGACttccacacaacacacacacaccgtgtgtGCACATGACCATGAAAGTGAATGgtagggagatagatagatggagaggggtggggaggtggacagcaggcgggcgggcgggcgggtgGAGGGAGCGCCCTGACAGACCAGCCCATAATGAAGGGAATCAGATGACGACTACTCCAGGGTTAGCATCCCTGACCCGAGAGCCTTTATGGTCAtggcctgggtttggtttccatcattgcaaaagaatcaaaaaaatgtCCTTAAACCCTAAATGTGATCACAGGGCTTTGAGTTTGGGAGTAGTCTGAATTCTGGTTTTTAGATAAAGGCTGGCTTTCTGCTCCATCAGTCTGAAGTGTCACCTGACTTGGTGTGTCAGACTCAGGTTTTCACCCTCTGCCTGGAACTCCCAACCGGAACCttcacaggctggccttaagctgcTCGTGTGCTACCTTCTAGTGTTTTCTATGTGATTCGGAAAGTGCCTGCCTACTCTGTTTGAAAAACCCACAGACCTGTCCTCCCCAGCTGCAGATACGTTTTAAGTAGTATCACCACCTACAAACgtgtttgttttgtagtttttttctctttataccTTAATAGAGTTTAAGCTCAGAGACTAGGGTTGGATTTTTTCCCCTCCTGTTCGCTACAGACTCTCAGAAAATGGTGTATGAGAGGTCTGGCACCAGGTCAATGCTTTCTCGTGGCTTACAGAGTGAGCGTTGCTTATGGTATCACTGAACAGGAGGGCTGCAGTGAAGCTCGGGTCTCATGTTAGTGCTGTCACACACAGGTATGATGACTATGACTATGGAGAAGTTAACCAGTTACTCGAGCGGAGCCTGAAGGTTTACATCAAGACAGTGACCTGCTATCCAGAGAGAACCACGAAGCGCATGTATGACAGCTACTGGCGGCAGTTCACCCACTCAGAGAAGGTCAGTGCCATTACCGCAGACCTCAGAGACACGTTCAACATGACGCTTCAAATCAAGAACCAGGGTGGGCCTATTGTTTTCATGTTTCCTTAATCTAAGGATGGTGACTGTTCACTAAAGTTGAGATGTGTGCTCAATAGAACATGATGTATGTCTTAGTAAAGTTTCCCattgttgtaataaaacaccatgaccagaagcaccgtggggaggaaggggcttaTTTCAGCCTATACCTCTCGGGTCACACTCCCATCACTGAGGAagggtcagggcaggaacccggaagAAAGAACCGACTCAGAGGCCATGAACGACTgcatactggcttgctcagcctgctttcttggagCACCTAAGACCCTCTGCCCAAGGGTGGCTCGCCCACCGCAAGCTGAGCTATCCCTC
Protein-coding sequences here:
- the Sesn3 gene encoding sestrin-3: MNRGGSSASASANYLLCTNCRKVLRKDKRIRMSQPLTRGPSAFIPEKEVVQANTTDERTNFLVEEYSTSGRLDNITQVMSLHTQYLESFLRSQFYMLRMDGPLPLPDRHYIAIMAAARHQCSYLINMHVDEFLKTGGIAEWLNGLEYVPQRLRNLNEINKLLAHRPWLITKEHIQKLVKTGENNWSLPELVHAVVLLAHYHALASFVYGSGINPERDPGIANGFRLISVSSFCVCDLANDNSIGNASLAGGSFGIVDSLGELEALMERMKRLQEDREDEETTQEEMSTRFEKEKKESLFVVPGEAFHSFPHSDFEDDMIVTADVSRYIEDPGFGYEDFARRGEEHLPTFRAQDYTWENHGFSLVNRLYSDIGHLLDEKFRMVYNLTYNTMATHEDVDTTTLRRALFNYVHCMFGIRYDDYDYGEVNQLLERSLKVYIKTVTCYPERTTKRMYDSYWRQFTHSEKVHVNLLLMEARMQAELLYALRAITRHLT